In Scatophagus argus isolate fScaArg1 chromosome 3, fScaArg1.pri, whole genome shotgun sequence, one genomic interval encodes:
- the LOC124054801 gene encoding helicase with zinc finger domain 2-like isoform X2 codes for MMRAEEEKEIRHNMEAQGLMPYNERLLEEYRNSSNEVHILSEQVDDVSISCNEDLTVACERINTILQWRFEVETERQLVHVALLKQEPGASFTLGDISSEPCIYASGEHFLSEDMTYDVTVSFTSVNQGLYEQWLVLDFDMRPVLLKKLRVTVGHLSLDTNEEQTVNHGATFQSVERWHRGNKVIIPCSSRTEEQEEMLKEYKPPEISFLYKSSYNSQTPLNNENYKERMHHFLYNEEQAEDHVVSRLNVCGEITTLDVLNSAQFGMMIAPQGQVFCAVSVPCNLTPDTPEGQALKRSIQSALIAPLSSSGQNSKVYEATILQDKTSDNKMCLQLSKKCCSDLRLKSEESYQMEVQFQLNRHSFCTMHKAVDLLPDTKRVLPDLKNCGVPINNIHCEKLNAKQQSAINFITGKPSVQKFVAPLLIYGPFGTGKTFTLATAARQLCKQPDNKVLICTHTNSSADLYVRDHFHPFINKKNDGMTPIRIKANKQGSALSATDEITLKYCFLSEDRQYFLPPTKAALDRHKIVITTTTMARHFHDLKLPEGYFTHILIDEASQMLECEALMALNLAGPNTRVVLAGDHMQMGPKLFSVDDHHRSNHTLLNRLFHYYQDQKCDAAQSSRIIFSENYRSTKEIVDFVSTHFYVGKNEIIKATGNIPAPANGSALKFHHVRGECLLDTVSMSWYNKEEVAKVVEEVKEILEHWPLTWGSKDQSSICILSEGSQVRQIRTALSRKGLAKVHVENLANVQGKQFRVVIMTAVQTRDSLKTSHLPGLELFNDARVLNTAMTRAQSHVVVVGDAAALCCFGKCSEIWKSYTGHCISNNSVAPQHFTKDFFEKDVMETARFQKSEHVDESNTLSDTILQELKDEYEQMNTECSPDEDSLELDFDQHMSRSPHKINNGGTDLVELSKKQTGIYRRKLLRESYERSCARPFQNHTSCVSITGRTNLSMVFTGNKVILQTTRAVSNANETESDWVLVCLLDDEDYSKPRQNSEDKYVRRTMVPIKKTMPKVRILISKRKRNFIPIWEQISGQWKIAAYEHLNEKLKQNSVFVVQVISWKEHCFYPLGYVIDILPVGRSLDHGLRVLNEEFKVAPYTCTSDEGLSLQDEDGPYRQDIRDVTTFTIDPEKAEDLDDAISVMEIGDQYELGIHIADVASFVIPGGTLDEDSKQRGATYYCVGDKNIHMFPKKLSTRFFSLLSDQDRRVVSLMFRVNKQTNEIIGKPKFQLSWIRSNKKLSYEEAETIISERFGKSSKFDTVEDCVIVAYCFAKAQRKIRLGLDWVYSQPDDQRLPGKRKANLMIEELNVLYNTLASETLMKSEKTRYCTPLRCQSPPDLEKIEELRKKTCAELIPLSFHVRHKVDHDRQVPNCENFNVLAEVWKDIQSAAKTNDIDKMVDLIAADDIHPLLQPIIDEFRRCSSKARLIPANSSASVGHYSLNVSSYTQASSPIRRYMDIILQRLLHTIICNRAVQYTKKEILTLCEQFERNLKNAKEYEQKAEQISYAVSMKKQSAAKLAFVVNVDPNKDSFAVSFPFNKNIFSESLSILYQDLQLWDQPYDETNHCITLKWKRRIYAVDMLQIEQELKMPDRGPCIEIPLKIWIDTVKAIDEENWDHAKFLIRQQEKQNILPQTSEMSHPKTCTSEELGVLNVQKGHEVDMTLKLQAGDTLKVQMTSEVKRGYQMPAVQLVHIKPNFEICVDHVHSPITCFSRSADDPSRTLYRDPEEYIRIWKPLCEMESADTAVGQSDSIVIENLVVNFSQEQEGILTGSFFLPLAQINEWAIECNLSKCLLCIRKRGLKLTETPKHSALVDPREFTWVAHGVTRKAEKRENPPNEGTKVEFHVSHLPMETKPDCVFQKNTFFTVEIIPKLLPDIRKENAVVSITTACDLVKAIALGRHIPKEVQKGHMMRKELSNGLPNLNPSQRIAVDKALNNTFTIIQGPPGTGKTIVGVYIVYRFLELNSKNQRKFDDPKDENKKQVILYCGPSNKSVDVVAEYLLKFGDNIRPLRVYSQQVEMLDYPYPDCTLQFSRRTLRQERAKPELRSITLHHRMRQDQNPHSREIKEFDQRIQLALEGKEELTNEEVKEYKKLLRDARTYELERHDIILCTCTQSSTPSLTKTVSARQILIDECAMATEPQALIPLVCNKPEKIVLIGDHKQLRPIVKNARVRKLGMAKSLFERYYTMHEDWAVMLDTQYRMHENICEFPSNEYYEGKLQTGVKQPNSVLRVEDRTMPVVFGDIEGKTISLVVTTAKGNEKSKANKEERSKVIDIAQKLVQNAKVKQQSIVILSPYNAQVSEIRDELKKKKMDEITVTTITKSQGSEWRYVIISTVCSLPSEEIVSDPDGLWLSKHLGFVGDPNQINVGITRAKEGLCIIGNQRLLSCNKAWKKLLNNYKSHNAVTTADKISVHCAR; via the exons ATGATGcgagctgaagaagaaaaggagatcAGACATAACATGGAAGCCCAGGGTCTCATGCCTTATAATGAAAGGCTCTTGGAGGAATACAGAAACAGCAGTAATGAAGTGCACATA TTGTCAGAACAAGTTGATGATGTCAGCATCTCTTGCAATGAAGATTTAACTGTGGCTTGTGAGCGGATCAATACAATACTGCAGTGGAGGTTTGAAGTTGAAACAGAG aGACAGCTTGTGCATGTGGCGCTGCTTAAGCAAGAACCAGGCGCTTCATTCACCCTTGGTGACATCAGCTCTGAACCCTGCATCTACGCCTCAGGTGAACATTTCCTCAGTGAAGACATGACCTATGACGTCACTGTGTCTTTCACATCTGTCAATCAAGGCCTGTATGAACAGTGGTTAGTCCTAGATTTTGACATGAGACCAGTGCTCTTGAAGAAACTCAGAGTAACAGTAGGCCATCTGTCACTGGACACAAATGAAGAGCAAACTGTAAATCATGGAGCCACGTTTCAAAGTGTTGAACGTTGGCATCGAGGGAACAAGGTTATCATCCCATGTTCGTCCAGAACAGAAGAACAAGAGGAGATGTTAAAGGAGTACAAGCCTCCTGAGATAAGCTTCCTATATAAATCCTCCTACAACAGCCAAACACCTCTGAATAATGAGAACTACAAAGAAAGAATGCACCACTTCCTGTACAATGAGGAACAGGCAGAAGACCATGTTGTTTCAAG aCTAAATGTTTGTGGCGAAATTACAACACTGGATGTACTGAACAGTGCACAGTTTGGCATGATGATAGCTCCTCAGGGACAAGTGTTCTGTGCTGTCTCAGTTCCTTGTAATCTCACCCCAGACACCCCTGAGGGACAAGCACTAAAGCGAAGCATCCAGTCTGCCCTGATAGCCCCTTTATCTTCAAGTGGTCAAAACTCCAAAGTTTATGAAGCCACCATTCTGCAAGACAAAACAAGtgacaacaaaatgtgtttgcaacTGTCCAAAAAATGTTGCTCTGATCTCAGACTCAAAAGCGAAGAGTCGTACCAAATGGAGGTGCAGTTTCAGCTGAATCGCCACAGCTTCTGTACCATGCACAAAGCTGTAGACCTCCTTCCGGACACAAAAAGAGTGCTACCAGACCTTAAAAACTGCGGCGTTCCTATAAATAATATCCACTGTGAGAAGCTGAATGCCAAGCAGCAGTCAGCAATTAACTTCATCACAGGGAAACCCAGTGTCCAAAAATTTGTGGCGCCACTCCTCATTTATGGACCATTTGGAACTGGGAAAACATTCACCCTTGCTACAGCAGCCAGACAGCTTTGTAAGCAGCCTGACAACAAAGTGCTAATTTGCACCCACACCAACAG ttCTGCAGATTTGTACGTTAGAGATCACTTCCATCCATTTATCAACAAGAAAAATGACGGAATGACACCAATTcgaataaaagcaaacaaacaagggAGTGCATTGTCAGCCACAGATGAGATTACTTTGAaatactgttttctttcagaagATAGACAGTATTTTCTCCCACCTACAAAAGCTGCCCTAGATCGTCACAAAATAGTCATAACCACTACAACAATGGCCAGACATTTTCATGACCTAAAGCTCCCAGAGGGATACTTCACCCACATACTTATTGATGAAGCCTCTCAGATGCTGGAATGTGAAGCCTTGATGGCCCTTAATCTTGCTGGGCCAAACACCAGAGTTGTTTTGGCTGGAGATCACATGCAAATGGGACCCAAGCTTTTCTCCGTTGATGATCATCACCGTTCAAATCACACACTCCTTAATCGCTTGTTCCATTACTATCAAGACCAAAAGTGTGATGCTGCCCAGAGCAGTAGAATCATATTCAGTGAAAACTACCGCTCAACCAAAGAAATCGTGGATTTTGTGTCCACCCATTTCTACGTTGGAAAGAATGAAATTATTAAAGCTACTGGAAACATTCCGGCTCCCGCAAATGGGAGTGCCTTAAAGTTTCACCATGTCAGGGGAGAGTGTCTCTTGGATACTGTGTCAATGTCGTGGTATAACAAAGAAGAGGTTGCCAAAGTGGTtgaagaagtgaaagaaatTCTGGAACACTGGCCTTTGACCTGGGGTTCCAAGGACCAAAGCTCAATCTGCATTCTATCAGAGGGATCTCAA GTTCGGCAGATTAGGACAGCACTTTCGAGGAAAGGTCTTGCTAAAGTCCATGTTGAGAATCTTGCAAATGTGCAAG GCAAACAGTTCAGGGTGGTCATAATGACAGCTGTGCAAACACGTGACAGCCTAAAAACATCTCACCTGCCTGGTCTGGAGTTGTTTAATGATGCCCGTGTGTTAAACACTGCAATGACCAGGGCTCAGTCCCACGTGGTTGTGGTTGGAGATGCAGCTGCGCTCTGTTGCTTTGGAAAATGCTCAGAAATCTGGAAGAGCTACACAGGCCATTGCATCAGCAACAACAGTGTTGCACCACAGCATTTTACCAAAGATTTCTTCGAAAAAGATGTCATGGAAACTGCAAGGTTTCAAAAGTCTGAACATGTGGATGAGAGCAACACTCTCAGTGACACAATTCTTCAAGAGCTGAAAGACGAATATGAACAAATGAATACAGAATGTAGTCCAGATGAAGACAGTTTGGAGCTTGACTTTGATCAGCACATGTCAAGATCACCACACAAAATCAACAATGGTGGCACAGACCTTGTGGAGttaagtaaaaaacaaacaggaataTACAGGAGAAAGTTGCTCAGGGAGTCATATGAAAGAAGTTGTGCCAGACCATTTCAAAATCACACCAGCTGTGTAAGCATTACAGGAAGGACAAACCTGAGTATGGTCTTCACAGGAAACAAAGTGATTTTACAAACAACAAGGGCGGTCAGCAATGCCAATGAAACAGAGTCAGACTGGGTGCTTGTGTGCCTGCTTGATGATGAAGATTACAGCAAACCAAGGCAGAATTCTGAAGACAAATATGTCAGAAGGACGATGGTGCCCATTAAAAAAACTATGCCCAAAGTACGCATACTGATCAGCAAAAGAAAACGTAACTTCATTCCGATTTGGGAGCAAATTAGTGGACAGTGGAAGATTGCAGCCTATGAACATCTCAATGAAAAACTCAAACAGAACAGTGTATTCGTGGTGCAAGTGATTAGCTGGAAAGAACATTGTTTTTATCCTTTGGGGTATGTCATTGATATTCTTCCGGTTGGAAGATCTTTGGATCATGGGCTAAGGGTCCTGAATGAAGAATTTAAAGTGGCACCCTATACATGTACATCAGATGAAGGTTTGTCCTTGCAAGATGAAGATGGGCCATACAGACAGGATATACGTGACGTAACTACTTTCACCATTGATCCAGAAAAAGCAGAAGACTTAGATGATGCCATCAGTGTTATGGAGATTGGTGACCAATATGAGTTGGGAATCCATATTGCAGATGTGGCAAGTTTTGTGATTCCAGGTGGTACATTAGATGAGGACTCAAAACAACGTGGGGCTACATATTACTGTGTTGGGGACAAAAACATTCATATGTTCCCCAAGAAGTTGAGCACTAGATTCTTCAGTCTTCTGTCAGATCAAGATCGCAGGGTGGTTTCATTAATGTTCAGagtaaacaagcaaacaaatgagaTCATTGGAAAGCCTAAATTTCAACTGTCCTGGATCAGGTCTAATAAGAAGTTGTCATATGAAGAGGCTGAGACAATCATTTCTGAAAGATTTGGAAAAAGTTCCAAATTTGACACAGTAGAGGACTGTGTCATAGTGGCTTATTGTTTTGCAAAAGCCCAAAGGAAGATTAGACTTGGACTGGATTGGGTTTACTCCCAACCTGATGATCAGAGATTGCCCGGAAAGCGCAAAGCCAATCTCATGATTGAAGAGCTAAATGTGTTATACAATACACTTGCATCTGAGACTTTGATGAAATCAGAAAAAACAAGGTATTGCACACCCCTTCGCTGTCAGTCACCACCAGATCTTGAAAAAATTGAAGAACTGAGAAAGAAGACATGTGCAGAACTTATACCACTGTCTTTTCATGTGAGGCACAAAGTTGACCATGACAGACAAGTCCCAAACTGTGAAAATTTCAATGTTCTTGCTGAAGTGTGGAAAGATATCCAGTCAGCTGCCAAAACCAATGATATAGACAAAATGGTGGACCTGATTGCTGCAGATGACATCCACCCTCTGCTCCAACCAATCATTGATGAGTTCAGAAGGTGCTCTAGTAAAGCTCGTCTCATCCCTGCCAACTCATCTGCAAGTGTTGGGCATTATTCTCTGAATGTAAGCTCATACACACAAGCATCTTCACCAATACGAAGGTACATGGACATCATCTTGCAGAGACTTTTGCACACCATCATTTGTAACAGGGCTGTACAATACACTAAGAAAGAGATTTTGACTTTGTGCGAACAGTTTGAGCGCAACCTCAAAAATGCCAAGGAGTATGAGCAGAAGGCTGAGCAGATCTCCTATGCAGTGagcatgaaaaaacaaagtgctGCAAAGTTAGCCTTTGTCGTGAATGTGGATCCCAACAAAGACAGTTTTGCAGTGTCATTTCCTTTTAACAAGAACATATTTTCAGAGAGTTTATCAATTCTGTACCAAGATTTACAGTTGTGGGACCAACCATATGATGAAACAAATCACTGCATCActctgaaatggaaaagacGGATCTATGCAGTTGACATGTTGCAAATCGAACAAGAGTTGAAAATGCCAGACCGTGGTCCTTGCATTGAGATTCCACTGAAAATATGGATAGACACTGTCAAAGCAATTGATGAAGAGAACTGGGATCATGCAAAGTTTCTCATAAggcaacaagaaaaacaaaatattcttcCACAAACATCTGAGATGTCTCATCCCAAGACATGTACCTCTGAGGAGCTAGGGGTACTAAATGTACAAAAGGGACATGAGGTTGACATGACCCTCAAGTTGCAAGCAGGTGACACTCTTAAGGTCCAAATGACATCAGAGGTAAAAAGAGGTTACCAGATGCCGGCTGTTCAGTTGGTGCACATTAAACCAAACTTCGAGATTTGTGTGGACCATGTCCACAGCCCTATCACATGCTTCTCCAGATCTGCAGATGATCCATCAAGGACTCTTTATCGTGACCCAGAAGAGTATATACGGATCTGGAAACCATTGTGTGAGATGGAATCTGCTGACACTGCAGTGGGCCAAAGTGACAGCATAGTCATTGAGAACCTGGTAGTAAACTTCAGTCAAGAGCAAGAAGGCATACTCACAGGAAGCTTCTTCTTACCCCTGGCACAGATCAATGAATGGGCCATTGAATGTAACCTTTCAAAGTGTTTACTGTGCATACGGAAAAGAGGTTTGAAGTTAACTGAAACACCAAAACATTCTGCATTGGTGGACCCAAGAGAGTTCACGTGGGTAGCCCATGGTGTcacaagaaaagcagaaaaaagggaaaatccTCCAAATGAAGGAACTAAAGTGGAGTTCCATGTCAGTCACTTGCCAATGGAGACCAAACCTGATTGTGTGTTTCAGAAGAACACTTTTTTCACAGTTGAGATAATTCCAAAACTCCTGCCTGACAT acgaaaagaaaatgctgtggTCAGTATCACAACTGCCTGTGATCTTGTCAAGGCTATAGCACTTGGACGGCACATTCCAAAAGAGG TACAAAAGGGACATATGATGAGAAAGGAGCTATCAAATGGACTGCCAAATCTTAACCCAAGTCAGCGTATTGCTGTGGATAAAGCTCTAAATAATACCTTTACAATTATACAGGGACCACCTG GAACTGGAAAGACAATAGTAGGTGTGTACATTGTGTACCGTTTCTTAGAGTTGAACTCTAAGAACCAAAGGAAATTTGACGACCCAAAGGATGAGAACAAGAAGCAAGTTATTCTCTACTGTGGCCCATCCAACAAGTCTGTTGATGTTGTAGCAG AATACCTGTTGAAGTTTGGGGATAACATAAGGCCCCTCAGGGTCTACAGTCAACAAGTGGAAATGCTTGATTACCCTTATCCAGACTGCACCCTTCAGTTTTCCCGAAGGACTCTCCGCCAAGAACGTGCCAAACCAGAGCTCAG GAGCATCACACTGCATCACCGTATGCGTCAAGACCAAAATCCCCATTCACGTGAAATAAAAGAGTTTGATCAACGCATTCAACTTGCCCTTGAGGGAAAAGAGGAGCTGACTAATGAAGAAGTGAAAGA ATACAAAAAACTTCTCAGAGATGCTCGGACCTATGAGCTTGAACGACACGACATCATACTGTGCACCTGTACTCAGTCTTCCACCCCAAGCTTGACTAAGACAGTCAGTGCACGTCAGATCCTCATTGATGAATGTGCAATGGCCACTGAACCCCAGGCACTGATTCCATTAGTCTGCAACAAACCAGAGAAG aTTGTGTTGATTGGTGACCACAAACAATTACGACCTATAGTGAAAAACGCACGCGTGAGGAAGCTGGGGATGGCCAAGTCACTATTTGAACGCTACTATACAATGCATGAGGACTGGGCAGTGATGCTGGACACCCAGTATAGAATG CATGAAAACATATGTGAGTTCCCATCAAATGAATATTATGAGGGAAAGCTGCAAACTGGGGTGAAGCAGCCAAACAGCGTCCTGCGCGTTGAAGACAGGACAATGCCAGTCGTTTTTGGGGACATCGAAGGAAAGACCATCAGTTTGGTTGTCACCACAGCCAAGGGCAACGAGAAATCTAAAGCAAACAAGGAAGAGAGGAGCAAAGTG ATTGACATTGCTCAAAAGCTGGTGCAGAATGCTAAAGTCAAACAGCAAAGTATTGTTATTCTGTCACCCTATAATGCCCAAGTGTCAGAAATAAGAgatgagctgaagaagaagaaaatggatgaaatcaCTGTCACCACAATCACCAAAAGCCAAG GAAGCGAATGGCGTTACGTCATCATATCGACAGTGTGCTCTCTGCCAAGTGAAGAAATTGTGAGTGATCCAGACGGACTTTGGCTGTCCAAACATCTGGGTTTTGTGGGTGATCCCAACCAGATAAATGTGGGTATCACCAGGGCCAAGGAGGGGTTGTGCATCATTG GAAACCAAAGGTTGCTCAGCTGCAATAAAGCTTGGAAAAAGCTGCTGAACAACTACAAGTCTCACAATGCCGTGACAACTGCAGACAAGATTTCAGTGCACTGTGCCAGATAG